CAAGCCGCTGAACGTCGAGCAGCGCTTCGCGCTCGAGCTGCTGCTCAACCCCGAGATCTCGCTCGTGACCCTCGTCGGCCTCGCCGGCTCGGGCAAGACGATGATCGCGCTGGCCTCCGCGCTCCAGCAGACCCTCGAGGAGAAGCTGTACCGCCGCATCCTCGTCGCCCGCCCCGTCATCGCGGTCGGCCACGACCTCGGCTTCCTGCCCGGCACGAAGGAGGAGAAGCTCACCAACTGGATGGGCGCCATCTACGACAACCTGTCCTACCTCCTCGAGAAGCCCAAGGGGGCGCTCGAGACGACGGACATGGACATCCAGATGCTGATGGAGGAGGGCATCCTCGAGATCGAGGCGGTCACCTACCTGCGCGGCCGCACCTTGCCGGGCCTGCTGATCATCATCGACGACTCCCAGAACCTGACGCCGCACGAGATCAAGACGATCATCTCCCGCGCCGGCCAGGGCGCGAAGATCATCCTCACCGGCGACCCGCACCAGGTCGACAACTACTACCTCGACGCGACGTCGAACGGCCTCACGAACCTCGTGGAGCGCTTCAAGGGCCAGGGGCTGTTCGGCCACGTCACCTTCACCAAGAGCGAGCGCTCCGTGCTCGCCGCGCTGGCCTCGGACCTGCTGTGACGGGGAAGGCCAAGCACGCCGGACCGCGCCGCAAGATCATCATCGTCGACGACGACGTGCTGATCCGCGAGACGGTGCGCCTGGCGCTCGACCACGCCGGCTACTACGTCATCGCCGTCGGCGAGCCCGAGCGGGCCTTGGCCGTCGTGCGGGCCGAGAAGCCGGACCTCGTCATCATGGACCTGTACATGCCCGGCTTCGACGGGCGCGAGCTGATCCGCGCGCTGAAGTCCGACCCGGAGATCGCGAAGACGCCCGTGATCCTGTTCTCCGGCTCGGACGAGGCGATCGACGTCGTCAGCGGCCTGCAGTCGGGCGCCGTCGAGTACCTCGGCAAGCCGATCGACGGCGAGGTCCTGCTCGCGAAGATCAAGCACATCCTGAAGGCCTGACATGCTCGACAAAGCCTACGATCCGAAGCCGGTCGAGGAAGCCCGCCTCGCGTCCTGGGACGCGGCCAAGCTCTCGCACTCCGAGCCGCGCGACGGCGCGCGGCCGTTCACCATCGTCATCCCTCCGCCCAACGTGACCGGGGCGCTGCACATCGGCCACGCGCTCAACAACTCCCTGCAGGACGCCTTCATCCGCCACCACCGCATGCTGGGCCAAGAGTCGTGCTGGGTCCCGGGCTGCGACCACGGCGGCATCGCCACGCAGAACGTGATGGAGAAGCAGCTCAAGGCCGAGAAGGTGGACCGGCACGCCCTCGGGCGCGAGGCGTTCCTCGAGCGGATGCAGGTCTGGACGCGGGACTGCAAGAAAACGATCTTGGGGCAGCTGCATCGTCTCGGGGCCTCGCTGGATTGGCAAAGAGAAGCGTTCACGATGGACGAGGTCCGGGCGAAGGCCGTGTATCACGCCTTTAAAACGCTCTGGGAACGCGGGTTGATCTATCGCGGGGAACGGCTGGTGAACTGGTGCGTCAGGTGTGGAACGGCGCTTTCGGATATAGAAGTCGAGAGAGAAGAACGGAAGGGCGCTCTTTATCACATCCATTATAAAAACGTCGATGGCGGGGACGGCATCATTGTCGCCACGACGCGACCGGTCACGATGTTCGGCGACACCGCAGTCGCGATAAATCCCCAGGATCCTCGCTGGCGGCACATGGTCGGGAAAAAAGTCTTGATCCCTCTCATCGACCGCGAGATACCGATCGTCGAGGACTCGTACGTCGACTTCGAGTTCGGCACCGGCGGCCTCAAGGTCACGCCCGCGCATGATCAGAACGACTGGGAGCTCGGCGAACGGCACCATTTGCCCGCCGTCAAGGCGATCGGACCCGACGGCAAGCTCACCGAGGCGGCCGGCCCGTACGCGGGGCTTTCCCGCGAGAAGGCGCACGACGCCGTCGTCGCGGATCTGGAAGCGAAAGGATATCTGCGCAAGAAGGAAGACCACAAGTCCGCCGTTCAGACCTGTTACCGTTGTTCTTCGGTCATCGAGCCCTTGTTGTCTTTGCAGTGGTTCGTGAAGCAGACCGAGCTGGCCAAGGCGCCGCTCAAGGCGTTGGACGCCGGCGAGTTCAAGATCTACCCCAAGAACTGGGAAAAGCCCTACCGCGATTGGCTGGTGAACATCAAGGATTGGTGCGTGTCGCGCCAGATCTGGTGGGGCCACCGCATCCCCGTCTGGTACAAGGAAGGAGAGAAGCCCGCGGTGTCGATGGGCTCGCCCGGCGCGGGCTGGACCCAGGACCCCGACGTCCTCGACACCTGGTTCTCCTCGGCGCTGTGGCCGCTGGCCGTGTTCGGCTGGCCGGAGCAGACGAAGGACCTCGCCTACTACTACCCGACCTCGACCCTCGTCACCGGCTACGAGATCCTGTACCTGTGGGTCGCCCGCATGCAGATGATGGGCCACGCCTTCCTGGACAAGCCCGCGTTCCCCGACGCCGTCATCCACGGCATCGTGCGCGACAAGAGCGGCAAGAAGATGTCGAAGTCGCTCGGCAACGTCGTCGACCCGCTGCAGATGATGGACAAGTACGGGACCGACGCCCTGCGCTTCGCCCTGATGGTCAACGCCCATCCCGGCAAGGACATCGCGTTCGACGAGCAGACCGTCGTGTCCGCGCGCAACTTCGTCAACAAGCTCTGGAACTCGACGCGCTTCGTCCTGATGAACCTGCCCGAGACGGCGCCCGCCGGCGGCTACAGGCTCGAGAAGCTGTCCCATTGCTGCCTCGAGACCGCCGACGCGTGGATCTTGTCGCGGTACCAGGCGACGCTCGCCAAGGCCCAGGCGTCGCTCGATGCCTACGATCCCGCCGCCGCCGCCGAGGCGCTGTACGTCTTCCTGTGGGACGAGTTCTGCGCCTGGTACATCGAGCTCGCCAAGGGCCGGCTGACCGGCGTCGAGGGCGAGGACAAGGACATCGCCCGGACGATCCTCGTCCAGGTGCTCACGGGGTCGCTGAAGGCGCTGCATCCGCTCATGCCGTTCGTGACCGAGGAGATCTACGCCGCCCTCAAGCCGTACGCGGGCGAGTCGGCGGGATTCGTCCTCGAGGGCGGCTACCATAAGCTCGACTACGACTGGTCGAACCCCGAGGTCGAGAAGGAGATGAGCAAGGTCATGGGCGCGGTGGCCTCGATCCGCTCGCTGCGCTCCCAGCTGAACGTGCCGCCGGGCCTCAAGATCAAGGCCGTCGCCGAGGGCCCGTTCGCCGAGGCCGTCGTCGGCAAGCACCGCGCCTACGCGATGATCTTGGCCCAGCTCGAGAGCGTCGAGGCCGTCAACGGAGGCGGCCGCCCGCCCCAGAGCGCCACCGCGGTCGCCGACGGCGTGACTTTCTTCATTCCTCTCGCCGGCGTCATCGACTTCGCCAAGGAGCGCGAGCGCCTGGCCAAGGACCTCGCCAAGGCCGACGGCGACATCGAGAAATGCGAGGCGAAGCTGCGCAACCTCTCCGCCGCCTCCTCCGCTCCCGCGGAGAAGGTCGCCGAGGCCAAGGAGCAGCGCGACGCCGCGCTCGCCCGCCGCGACCGTCTCAAAGAGACGATCGCCGTTTTGTCGTGAGCGCCGCCGTCGCCCTGGCCGTTCATATCGCGGCCTCCGCCGCGGCGCAGTCGCCGATGTACGGCGCCGCCGCGCCGCCCGCCGCCTCCACGGGGGCCGTGGCCTCCTCGACCGCGGCGGCGGCGTCGTCGAGCTCCACGGCGCCGGCCGACGAGGCCGCCGGGCGCGGGTTCAAGGTCGGAGGAGACGAGCCCAAGCCGAAGCTCTCCCGCCCGATGCACGCGGTGATCCACAAGGACGCCGTCGATTGGGAGCCTCTGGGCCTGCGCGTCGGCGGCGTCCCCGGCGCCGCCGAGAACACGGCCGCCCTGAAGGTGTATAAAGTCAAGGGTCGCCTGAAAGGCGACAACTCGAAGGCCCGCTCCGCGGCGCGCCTGCACAAGGGCAAGAAGGACTCGGTCTGGCTCGTGATCTCCCTCTATCCGAAGTCGCTCGAGCGCCGGCGGACCCACTTCGAGCTGCGCTTCCGGGTCTTCGAGGGCTTCGTCGAGGACGTCGAGGCCGCGGCCGTCACCGTGACCGACCGCCGCCGCCAGAAGTCCGACCGCCTGCTCGACTCGTGGGACCTGCGCGAGCAGGCGATCGAATACGAGTCCGAACGCCCGGGCTCGGGGCAGTACGTCGTGGCCGAGTTGGACCCCCGCCCCGGCTCGTCCGCGCGCAACTCGGGCCGCCTCGAGAAAGCCGAGTTCGCCGACAAGGACCTGGGCTTCGTGAACCTCTCCTGGTCCGTCCGCGGCCTGAAGCCCCTCGGGAAGTGACCGTCGCCGGTCATTGACAGCCCCGGCATACGGGCTTACAATACCTCCATGGCCAAGATATTGGTGTACGACGCGGACGCCCGGTTCGGCGAGTCGTTGAGATCCTTCCTGGCGTCGATCGGCCACGAGCCGGTGCTCGCCTCGGACGGCTACAGCGTCCTGCCCCTGGCGGAGCAGCACCGGCCGAGCCTCTTCATCCTGGACTACAAGCTTCCCGAGGCGGACGGCTTCGAGATCCTCAAGCGCCTGCGCTCCGTCCCGGCGTTCGTCGCGACCCCGGTCATCTTCGCGAGCGCGACGCCCAAGTTCGAGATCGAGATGACGGTGATGGACGCGATCGCCGTCGGCTACGTGGCCAAGCCGCTCGACGGCAAGCAGCTCAAGGAGGCCATCGTGTCGCTTCTCGGCCCGGAGCGGCGCGCCGCGCCGCCGGCCGCCGTCATCCCTCCGCCCGGGGCGGCTCTCGGGGAGCCGCCGGCCGCCCCCGGCTTCACCGGCGAGCCCGACCTCGACGGTTCCCGCCACGACGTCATCGAGCTCGACTAGCTAGCGTTCGACGGCAGGCCAGCCCGCGCTCCGCGCGGCGGCCGCGCAGCGGGGTTTCGGCGCGCGGGGGCCCTCGGCGCTGCCGCACACGAGCCGCAGCCTCTTGCCCGTCACGGACCAGTAGTGGTACTCCTCGCCGTCGAACGCGGCCGGAGCGGGGACCAGCGGCATCGGGGCGCCCGTCTCCGCGACGCGCCCGTCGAGGCCGACGGCGACCCCCTGCGGCGCCAGCATCGGGTAGACGAAATGCCTGCCGCCCGGCGCCAGGCCCACCTTGGGCGGCTGGCCTCCGGGGTGGAGCGACTTGCCGCCGGTGAACGCCATGTGGATCTGGGCGCGCTCGCTGACGGCGGTCATGACGACGTCTTGGAACGCGCGCCCGCGGTCGTCCACGGACACGGTGCAGTCCGCGCAGCGCTTCATCTCGGCGGGCAGGCCGTCGACGATCAAGGTGTCGTAGCCGTGCTCGGAGAGGGCCGCGGCCAGGAACGCGCTGTGGCGGCCGTCGGCGCTGAACGCGGGAGCGGTCGCGGAGTTGTAGGGCCCGAAGGTCGTCTTGTCGATCTCCACGTAGATCAGCCCGTCCGAGCCGGTGTAGAGGCCGCCCGTCCGGCGCAGGTCCCGGCTCGTCGAGGCCGCGCCGTAGGGCTTCCTCTCGACCGGCTTGTGGTTCCGGTACAGCCAGGCCGCGCCTCCGAACTCGACGAAATACAAGGTCTCCTTGTCGGTGAGCGCCACGTGGAACGGGGGCTCCGCGAAGGCGGGCCCCGTCCCGTGCAGCGAGGCGACGACCCAGCCCTTGGGCGTGCGCGCGACCGCGGCCGCGTTGACCCCGCGCGGGCTCAGGTGGAAGCTCTTGATCTCGGCGTACACCGCGCCGGCGCGCCGGCCGTTGACCGCGGGCGCGACCCCGAGGAGGTTCCCGGCCTTGTCCAGGACGCCCGTCGAATGCAGGAGGACGGCGCCGTCGGCGCTCAGCGCGCCGGGGCCCGTGAACTCCCCCTCAGCGCCCTCGGCGCGGGCGCGGCCGTCCACGATCCAACGGTCGCCGTCCGCGTCGGACTCGAGGTAGGCGTAATGGTAGCCGTCCTCGGACCAGATCGTCCCCGGGGGCGGGTCCTTGCCGGCGTCGTACACGGACAGGTCGGCGCGCGCCGGGAGGGCGAGGACGAGCAGCAGCGCGGCCAGGCTCACTTGGCGGCGTGCTCGAGCATGTCGGCCTCGACCTTGTCGAGGAGGTCGTCGCCGATCTCCCAGACCTCGAGGCCCTTCAGGCGCTTGGCGATCTTCTTGGCGAGCGCGTCCGGGATGAACGGCGTCGCCTTGCCGCGCTCGTACTCCTTCTCCTTCTCTCCGTACAGGCCGAGGAAGGTCTTGTCGCGGAACCACGCCTCGCGGTTGGAGGCGGATTCGATCTCCTT
The Elusimicrobiota bacterium DNA segment above includes these coding regions:
- a CDS encoding response regulator transcription factor, which produces MTGKAKHAGPRRKIIIVDDDVLIRETVRLALDHAGYYVIAVGEPERALAVVRAEKPDLVIMDLYMPGFDGRELIRALKSDPEIAKTPVILFSGSDEAIDVVSGLQSGAVEYLGKPIDGEVLLAKIKHILKA
- a CDS encoding response regulator transcription factor, which encodes MAKILVYDADARFGESLRSFLASIGHEPVLASDGYSVLPLAEQHRPSLFILDYKLPEADGFEILKRLRSVPAFVATPVIFASATPKFEIEMTVMDAIAVGYVAKPLDGKQLKEAIVSLLGPERRAAPPAAVIPPPGAALGEPPAAPGFTGEPDLDGSRHDVIELD
- a CDS encoding valine--tRNA ligase → MLDKAYDPKPVEEARLASWDAAKLSHSEPRDGARPFTIVIPPPNVTGALHIGHALNNSLQDAFIRHHRMLGQESCWVPGCDHGGIATQNVMEKQLKAEKVDRHALGREAFLERMQVWTRDCKKTILGQLHRLGASLDWQREAFTMDEVRAKAVYHAFKTLWERGLIYRGERLVNWCVRCGTALSDIEVEREERKGALYHIHYKNVDGGDGIIVATTRPVTMFGDTAVAINPQDPRWRHMVGKKVLIPLIDREIPIVEDSYVDFEFGTGGLKVTPAHDQNDWELGERHHLPAVKAIGPDGKLTEAAGPYAGLSREKAHDAVVADLEAKGYLRKKEDHKSAVQTCYRCSSVIEPLLSLQWFVKQTELAKAPLKALDAGEFKIYPKNWEKPYRDWLVNIKDWCVSRQIWWGHRIPVWYKEGEKPAVSMGSPGAGWTQDPDVLDTWFSSALWPLAVFGWPEQTKDLAYYYPTSTLVTGYEILYLWVARMQMMGHAFLDKPAFPDAVIHGIVRDKSGKKMSKSLGNVVDPLQMMDKYGTDALRFALMVNAHPGKDIAFDEQTVVSARNFVNKLWNSTRFVLMNLPETAPAGGYRLEKLSHCCLETADAWILSRYQATLAKAQASLDAYDPAAAAEALYVFLWDEFCAWYIELAKGRLTGVEGEDKDIARTILVQVLTGSLKALHPLMPFVTEEIYAALKPYAGESAGFVLEGGYHKLDYDWSNPEVEKEMSKVMGAVASIRSLRSQLNVPPGLKIKAVAEGPFAEAVVGKHRAYAMILAQLESVEAVNGGGRPPQSATAVADGVTFFIPLAGVIDFAKERERLAKDLAKADGDIEKCEAKLRNLSAASSAPAEKVAEAKEQRDAALARRDRLKETIAVLS